In Mercurialis annua linkage group LG5, ddMerAnnu1.2, whole genome shotgun sequence, a single genomic region encodes these proteins:
- the LOC126682791 gene encoding uncharacterized protein LOC126682791, translating to MAYNMISELTSEKKYWKIKARVLRIWEFKQNINDVDSFGLDMLLIDEKGNTIQGTIWKADIPYFRDILQKNEIYTISGFRVTPPKKSHRCSEHSNAIQVARNTFVRHIPNCQDPIPFEKFQFVKYESLRERVDQDLYLTDYVGELITMSHSTNTYTKKQMTKKRDLRIRDERKNEIMVTLWRTTADNFNEDFIISEQKKGPVVIVIAAVAVRIYGGDLTLSACSATTYYVNLDIPEVVQLKNMYKLNLIVKDDNGSTFLLVFRKIVEELIGLPIQLLLPQMINEQHEQQTLFPRALQNIIGMTKIFQMIITR from the exons ATGGCATATAATATGATATCAGAATTAACAAGTGAGAAAAAATACTGGAAAATTAAAGCTCGCGTTTTGCGGATATGGGAATTCAAGCAAAATATAAATGATGTTGATTCGTTTGGACTGGACATGCTGCTTATTGATGAAAAG GGGAATACTATACAAGGCACAATTTGGAAAGCAGATATCCCATATTTCAGAGATATCTTACAGAAGAATGAAATTTATACTATCTCGGGATTTAGAGTTACTCCGCCGAAAAAATCGCATAGATGTTCTGAACATTCTAATGCTATTCAAGTTGCAAGAAACACATTTGTGCGACACATTCCAAACTGTCAAGATCCTATaccttttgaaaagtttcaatttgTTAAATACGAAAGTTTAAGAGAAAGAGTTGACCAGGACTTATATCTCACAG ATTACGTTGGGGAATTAATAACAATGAGCCATTCAACTAATACATACACAAAGAAACAAATGACAAAAAAGCGTGATCTGAGAATTCGAGACGAAAG GAAAAATGAAATTATGGTTACTTTATGGAGAACCACAGCAGACAACTTTAATGAAGATTTCATTATTTCTGAACAAAAAAAGGGTCCTGTTGTCATAGTCATTGCTGCAGTTGCTGTTAGAATTTATGGTG GTGATTTGACATTATCGGCATGCTCAGCTACAACATATTATGTGAATTTGGATATCCCCGAAGTCGTTCAGCTTAAAAACAT GTACAAGTTAAACTTAATAGTGAAAGACGATAACGGTTCAACATTTTTATTAGTATTTAGAAAAATTGTCGAGGAATTGATTGGTCTTCCTATTCAGTTACTACTTCCACAAATGATCAATGAACAACATGAACAACAAACACTTTTTCCGAGAGCACTTCAGAACATAATTGGCATGACAAAGATATTTCAAATGATCATCACCAGATAA